The Mesorhizobium sp. AR02 genomic interval CACTACCGAGCGCCAATGTGGAACCCCTTGGGTGCGGATTTGAAAATTGAGATTCATGCCTATCCAAACTCATCAGGATTGGTCCTGCGAAAGATTGGCGAAGCGCTAGAGGACGCTGCCACACATCTGATAGACGCCGCCATTCCCGTGATCATAGCTGCCAAGACCCTGAGCCACGGCCCTCATCCGTCGCACCTTGCGGGTTGGCGCCCGGCTTGGGACACTAGGCCACGCTAACAATGAATTCTCCACCCACACGCACGAACGGCTTGGTGGGCACATGAGGTCCTAACATGTTGGACGAGGACCCGACCGAGGTATTGCCGTTCAGGCGGAGTGTGCCGAGTGGGATCGTCTTGGACCCGGATCGCCGCGCAAAGGCTCCCAATCTGAAGGCAGCCATATCAGGGCTTGCGAAGGACCTTGAGGTTGCCGAGATGGAACTTGGTTTGCGTGTCAGGCAGCGAGATGACGAAGCCAGGGACAAGTTCCGTTTGGCCGTTGAGGCGTTAGTTTGCAACTTTCTGGTCATCCAAATGGCGGGCAGTTCGCAGCCGCTTGCTGTGCCCAAAGGCAGCGCTGCCATGTGGGGGTCTCGTCGTTCCAAGCCTAAAGTCTACGGAAAGCCCTTCCTCGATGCCCTTGCTGTTCTGGAGCACCCAGACATGGCCATGATTGAGCGGGTTGCTACGGGCTACAAGTTCGGGGCTGGCACAGGCGGACTTTCGACTATTCATGCTCGGCCAAAGCTATTCGCAACACTCGGCGAGTCGGTGACAGTTTGGGATGACATGACGCGAGATGCCCCTCCCGAGGTGCTGATCCTCAAAGCCCCGAAGGTGAAGGGAGAGGATGCCGTTGAGATGGACTATCGCGAAACGGGGAGAACACGAAAGCTGCGCAAAGAGGTGGAGGCGATCAACGAGTGGCTATCCTCAGCCGCCATCTACCTAAGTGGCAGCCCCTCGAACCTTGATGAGGATGGCCAGCCGATTGACCCCACCAAGCGCTCCGTTCGCCGCATCTTTAACAATGGCGTCTGGACGGACGGGGGCCGGCTCTACGGGGCATTCTGGGAGACCATGCCGCGAGCTATGCGGTTTCACCTACTGCGCATTGGGTCGGCCAAGGAGCCTGCTGGGGAGCCTATCTGCGATGTGGATTACGGGCAGCTATTCCCACGGTTAGCGTATGCCCGCGCGGACGTGTCAGGGATGCCTGATGAACTCTATGATGTCTTCGGCGACAGCTCTTCGCGGGCCGGCGTAAAGAAGCTGCTCAATGCTCTCTTGTTCCACAAAGGCCGCCTGATGCGTTGGCCTACCGGAACGTCCAAGCACTTCGGGGGCATGAAGCTCTCCGATGCTGTCGCAGCCATCCACTCCGCCCACCAGCCTATTGCCCACCTCTTCGGAACGGGTATTGGCCACAAGCTCGCGTTCATGGAGAGCAACATACTCATTGAGGTCCTTAAGCGTCTCCGCTTCATGAACATCGTCGCCCTGCCGCTGCATGATGCCGTGCTTGTCGCCCAATCCAACGCTGAGATCGCTAAGCATGAGATGGGGGAAACCTTCAAGACGATGCTGGGTGGAATATCACGCGTACCGGTCTCTGTAGAAATCGTATAGCAATAACAGCATGTTACTGGAAGTTTGCCCCTTATGTCTCCTCTAATGCATAAGGGGAGGAACGTAGAGGTGTCTTGGGGGTGGTCGCCCTGTGGCTCCTGTGGTGGGAGGAGTATTCAGCCCCCCAATCCTCCTTAGCACTAAGGTCCCTCTGAACACCCCGCTGAGCTTAGCTGACGGCTTGTAAGCGCGAATTTCCCCGCACCTTTTGCTGTTGAGTGCTCTGATGCATGAGGTGTCCACCCAAATAGGTGGACACCTTGTGATGGAAGAAGATGATCAGAAATTGCAGGTAAGGCTTGTTGGTCGGAACGGGCGACGCCGATACGACCCTGCATCGAAGGACCGTCTTGTCTCGGCCTGCCTTGAGCCTGGCGTGTCGGTATCGAGGCTTGCGCTCGAACATGGGGTCAATGCGAACCTTCTTCGGAAGTGGATAAAGAAGCGCACTGAGACCCAGTCCCTCCCGCCGTCCTCATCACCGGCGTTCATCCCGGTTCAGATTGAAAGCACTTCCGATCGGGTCTTGCTGCGACAGAGCAGCATGGCTGCGGTGGATTTGCCGGCGACCTGTGATGAAGTGCATGGGTCGGAAGCCAAAAGGGCTGCGCTTTTTTCCTCTCCAGCCAAGGTGAGCGCGTCACTGCCGAACGGCGTGAAGTTGACGCTGGAATGCGGTGATGTGGATGCATTGACGGCGACCATCGGAGCACTGGGTCATGTTCAGACTGGGCGCTGACCTGAAAGTCTACCTGCACCGCGAGCCGATCGACTTCCGGGCCGGCATCAACAGCCTTGCGGTTCTGGTCCAAGAGACGATGGCGCTCGATCCGTTTGCTCCAGCGGTTTTTGCCTTCTGCAATCGCCGTCGCGACCGGATGAAGCTCTTGTTCTTTGACCGGTCCGGCTTCGTGCTGGTCCTGAAGCGGCTGACCGAGGACAAGTTCCGGTGGCCGCGCCGGGAGGCAGCGGTGGTCACGCTTACGACCGAGCAATTGCACTGGATCCTCGACGGCATCGATATCGATGCGATGGTCCGCCATCCGGTGCGGCAATATCAGGTTGCCGGTTGAGGGCTCTCGAATTGAGCGATTGACGCGCCGGCATGCTTTCGATTCAAGAATCTGATGAATCGACCCGGCGAACCGACTGTTGAAGAGTTGATGGCGCGTATTGCTGCGCTTCGGGCGGAGAACCGTCAACTCACCGAACGCGTCGTCAAACTCGAGGAAGAGCTGGCGCTTGCACGACTGCATCGTTTTGCGCCGCGCAGTGAAAAACACATTGACCGCCTCTTCAATGAAGCCGAACAGGCCGCGGATGAGGACGCCGCCGACAACGAAGATGGCGATGTCGTTGTCCTGCCGGACACGGGCTTGCCGGCGAGCGAAGGGGCGACGGGAAAGAAGCGCGGCCGCAAGGCCTTGCCGGAAAACCTGCCGCGCGAGCGTGTCGAGTATGACCTTCCCGACGCCCAGAAGGCTTGTCCTTGCTGCCGTCACCAGATGCATCGCATGGGCGAGACCGTTACCGAGCAACTTCATATCGAGGTGAAGGCGAAGGTCCTGCAGAATGTGCGGTTCAAATATGCTTGCCGTCATTGCGACCGCACCGGGATCAGCACGCCGGTCGTGACCGCGCCGATGCCCACGCAACCTTTGCCGGGCAGCATCGCTACGGCCTCGACGCTGGCCTTCGCGCTCGTTCATAAGTATGTCGACGGCACACCGCTCTACCGCCTGGCGCAGGCATTCGAGCGCGCCGGCGTTCCTGTCAGCCGAGGCGCTCTGGGCCACTGGGTGATCGGCTCGAGCGAAAAGCATCTCTCCCGCATCTATGACGCGCTGAAGCTGCGGCTCAGATCGCAGCCCCTCATCCATGGTGACGAGACCACGGTCCAGGTGCTGAAGGAAATGGACAGAGAGGCCGCCAGCACCTCGTACATGTGGGCATACCGGAGCGGCCAGGACAGTGACGAGCCGATCGTGCTGCTCGAATATCAGCCGGGCCGCGGCCAGATACACCCGCAGGCCTTCCTCGGCGATTACCGCGGCATCGTGATGAGCGACGGCTATTCCGCCTGGCGCACGCTGGAAGGGGCAACGCATCTTGGATGCATGGCCCATTCCAGGCGGCGCTTCGTCGATGCCCTAAAGGCGAGGAAGAAAGGCGGCGGGCCGCCGGAACAGGCACTCCGGTTCTTCGAACAGCTCTACCGAGTTGAAAGGCAGGCGCGGAACGAAATCCCCGATGACGGCGAAACGCGAGATCACTGCATTCGCCGCTTCCGCCAGCAACATAGTGTCCCCATCCTCCATGCTCTCAAGGCATGGCTCGACGACATCGCCCCAAAGTCTTGCCGGACAGCAAGCTCGGCGACGCCGTCTCCTACACCCTGAACCAATGGGGATATCTGACGCGTTACACCGAGGACGGCAGCATGCCGATCGACAACAATCTTCTGGAGCGCGACATCAGGATTTTTGCAACTGGCAGGAAGAGTTGGTTGTTCAGCGATACTGTCGACGGAGCCAAGGCCAGCGCCATCGTCTACAGCCTGATGTTAACCTGCCGCGCCTGTGGCGTCGAGCCGTTAGCGTGGTTGCGCCACGTCCTCACTGAACTGCCTCAGCGCCCCGAGAACGTGGCTATCGACGATCTCCTGCCCTTCAACTTCCTCAAAGCCGCCGCAGCCTGACCCGACGCGTCCGTCTGAAAGCGATCAGTTGTTGCAAGGGCCGTCAATGTGCGGGGAAATGAGCGCTTACGACGGCTTGTCCACTATGTGACCTAGTTGCCTCCTTTGGGGTGGTCTACCCGTCATGGCAGCATAGCGCTTTGCATCGTGGGATGCATGACGGAGCAATGAGAGAGGGCGGGGGATAGACCGGCTCGACAAGGGGGCAGCGTTAGGTCGGCTTCAAGGCGACCCAGGGGCGAACTAGCGAGGCCGCCTAGCCGACCATCTGTGAGAGTTCCCGAAATGGTCAATTAGAACTTCACGAACGAACCGATATTCGCTCTTAGGCACCGGCCTCGGGCCACGGATTGTGAGCACCCTGATACTCGCCAAGCTCTCGACGATAGAAGCAATATACCACCGCGCCGTGTCGGTAGTCTCCAAGTGCCTAGCTGTCATGGCAAGGCGCACAACTCTCTTCGCGGCTTGGAGTGGAAACAGCTTTGCCCATATCCCACGCTCCATAGCAAAAATAGCCGTGTTGATGGAGGCACCCCAAGCCTCGTTTTGCAGGGGTCCCGTCGACCGCAGGATGTCCTGAATCTGTTGCTTATTGTATGCGCATACCTGCAAAGGGTCCACTTGATCCTCCCGCCGCCGATTGGCATTTCTTCGCCCGAAGTAGATACAGCAATATGGCTGGCGGACAATTGGCATCCCGTGCCCAGCATTGATCCTTATCCCGTCCCGCGCGGCTAAGACATTGCGCTGGACCTGATGTTCACCGAAAGCTGCATCTTGGTTGCCGTATTGCTGCGGCTGGCAAGGATGGGGATAGCGGCCCTACCGATGCATGATGGCATTATGGTCCAGTGCAGGCAGCAAGAGGCGGCTAGGAAGATGATGAGGATGGCGGCGCGGAGCCATCTAGACCTTGAATTGCCGATCGTCTCAAAGTGACGCGAGCCGCCTAGTTGGTGAAGATCTCGTTGACCGTCAGACCAGAAAAAGAGGCTGGTTTCCAATCCAGAAGTGGGAGAATGGCGTGAGCAAAACCATACTCCGTGACGCGCTTGGCAAGCTCTCGGTACTCCTTGCCGTCATCGTTGATGTAAAGGTCACTGTAATCGACAGTTTCGCTCGCAATTGATGAAACGCAAACGCCGATCACTGCTTGCTTTCCATGGTATTCGACAACTAATGGAGCGCCGCTAAGCCCCCGGCTAGGCGCGAAGCTAAGCTCGAAGCCATCGGGATGGTCGCCCAACACGTCTCCGGGTCGCGTAAGGCGTTGAATATATCCCTTGTGACACCGCAAATTATAAAGCTTTCCATTCGCCGCATCCAATGGATAACCAAAGGTGTAGACGTCGAGCCACGGTGCGGTCACTCCCCGGATGTCTTCACAAACGAAATATCTCTCTCCGGAATAGGCGCTTTGCCCAATGGCAACATCGTGAGGCTTAGGGGCATAGGAGTAAGCACTAACTGCCGCGAACACTGATTTCGGGCTCTTCCCGCCTTCACCCTTAGCGATGATGCCAACAGTCAATCCACCCTCTTCTGCTTGTTGGATCGCCTGTCTCAGGACGTGTGCCGCTGTCATAAACGCCCCTTTCGAATTTATGAAAAAGGCGGTTCCAAAAAGCCTTTGGATTTCAGCCTCGCTGTTTTGATTAATTATGAAGGTGCAGACGGGGCCAACGTAGCTTTGAAGGAACATGTTCTCATTCTGCCCGAGGAACCCAGCCCATTTTGGGGCACCGTTGTGGGGCACCGCCCCCGGATCTTTGCGAAACTAATTAAACACTTTCAACGGCTTAATGGTCACTGCAGAAACTGGCGGAGAGGGAGGGATTCGAACCCCCGATGGGCTTGCACCCATGCCGCATTTCGAGTGCGGTGCATTCGACCACTCTGCCACCTCTCCGCGGTCATGGTCGGCCGTTGCCGGCGCGGCGCACTAGATAACGGCTGAACGGGCAGGTTACAAGGCCAAATCCACTGATATTTGGCTTGCCGGACAAGTGGCGGATTCAAGGCGGTGTTTACGGTCGAGCCCACACGGTTTCACGGCCAGCCACGCCTCCCGCAGCCAGGCGACGGTAACGCCGGGTAGCCAAGTTGACACGCCCGGTCTTTGCCGGCCAATAACAGTCTCGGCAACGGCTGTTGCCTTGACTCCCACTCAACCTTCGGTTAGGGACAGCGCGCAATCGGCGTGGAGGGTTCTTCCGCGCCGCTTGTTTTTTGAACCCGCAGACTGACAAAAAGACGGCCGAACCGCCAGAGGCGGTTCATCAAGGCCGACCGAACAGCGAAAGGCAAAAAATGTTCGCAGTCATCAAAACGGGCGGTAAGCAGTATCGCGTTGCCGCCAACGATCTCCTGAAGATCGAAAAAGTCGAAGCCAATGTCGGCGATATCGTCGAGATCGGCCACGTGCTCGCGCATGGCGAGGGCGAGAATGTCACGTTCGGTGCGCCGTTCGTCGATGGCGCTCTGGTCACCGCCGAAGTCGTCGAGCAGGGCAAGAACCGCACGGTCATCGCTTTCAAGAAGCGCCGCCGTCAGAATTCACGCCGCAAGATCGGCCATCGCCAGCTTCTGACCACCGTGCGGATCGCCGAGATCCTGCTGGGTGGCGCCAAGCCCACCAAGAAGGCTGCCGTGAAGGCGGAAGCCAAGGCTGAGGTCGCCCCCGAGGCGAAGGCCGAGGCCGCGCCGAAGGAGGCCAAGGCCAAGAAGGAAGCTGCCCCCAAGGCAGAAGTGACGGCCGAGACGGCCGCCGCACCGTTGTTCAAGGCGCCGAAGGGCGAGCCGGACGATCTGACCGTGATCAAGGGCATCGGCCCGGTCGCCGCCAAGGATCTCGCCGAGCAGGGCATCATCACCTTCGCGCAGCTGGCCAAGCTGACCGACAAGGATGTCGCCAAGATCGACGAGCACATGCCGTTCAGCGCCGACCAGATCAAGGACTGGCGCGAACAGGCCAAGGAACTGGCGAAGAAGTAATTTTTCCGGCGATCAGGTCGCCGGATCGGACTTGAAACGGAACGCGAACGCGTTCATAAGGCCTTTTAGGCGCCTTGCGGCGCAACGGAGTTAGTTAGATGGCACACAAGAAAGCTGGCGGCTCGTCGCGCAACGGTCGCGACTCGCATTCCAAGCGTCTGGGCGTGAAGAAGTTCGGCGGCGAAGCCGTCATCCCGGGCAACATCATCATTCGTCAACGCGGCACGACCTGGCATCCCGGCGTCAATGTCGGCATGGGCACGGACCATACCCTTTTCGCGCTCGAATCCGGCGCCGTGACGTTCAACAAAAAAGCCAACGGCCGAACCTACGTATCGGTCAACCCGATTACCAAAGCCGCGGAGTAGCCGGTTCCGCACTAGAACACCGGCGCCCATCTCGGGGACCGGTGTCTGGCAAAGCCAGGAAAAGGATCAGGGGAGATGGGTTTCCATCTCCCTTTTTCTTTGCCTGGAGGACTGCAAATGGTTGCCGAAGCGGAAGACTCAGAAGACGAAAGTTACGCGATAGACTGCCCGGTGCTGGTCACCGAGCGGCTGGTGATGCGGGCGCCGCGCGAAAGCGACATCGCGCAACTGGTCGAGCTTGCCGACAACCGTCATGTCGCCGAAATGCTGGCGCGCATGCCGCATCCCTATGGCGAGGCCGAGGCGCGGGCCTTCCTTGCCATGACCAAGTCGCGCCGCGCCGGCATTGTCTATGCCTTGACGCTGGCCGGCACCGACACCTTCGTCGGCTGCGCGGGTTTGAACACCACCGATCGCGGGCTGGAGCTCGGCTACTGGATCGGCGAACCCCACTGGAAGCGCGGCTATGCGACCGAAGCTGCCCACGCGCTGGTCGACCTCGCCTTCCAGAAGACGACGATCCAGGTGCTGCATGCTTCGACGCGGGTCATCAATCCGGCCTCGCGCCGGGTGATCCACAAGTGCGGCTTCCAGTATGCCGGCCAGGGCATGCTGAACTCGATCGTCGCCGGCCAGGTGCCGGTCGAGCGCTACAGGCTCGACCGCAAGACCTGGACCAGCCTGCGGAACTGGGTCCACTTCTGATGTATGGCATTGGTGAAGCCAATGGTTGACGGCCGCAGCGATATTCAAACGGTCGCGATCGTGCCGTTGGCGCCGGGGCATATCGAAAGCTTTCATCACGCGCTCGATGTCGTTTCGCGTGAGCGAAAGTACTTGTCCTTTCTTGAGGCGCCACCGCTGGATCAAGCCAGACAGTTTGTGGTGGACCGCATCGCGAGAGGCGACCCAGGCTATGTGGCCGCCTGCAGTGGCGAGGTTGTCGGCTGGTGCGACATCACTCGCCATGATCGGCCCATACACGCCCATCGCGGTACGCTTGGTATGGGCATTGTCCCGTCTTATCGCGGGCGTGGCCTTGGACTGCGGCTTATCAATGCGACCCTGACGCAGGCACGCAAGGCCGGCTTTGTCCGCGTCGAGCTGTCCGTACATGCCGACAATGCCCGCGCCATCGCTCTCTACGACAAGGTCGGGTTTGTCAGGGAAGGTGTGCAGAGCGACGCTATCTGTATCGACGGACAATACGGCGATACGATCATGATGGCGATCGTCGAACGCGAAAACGCAGCCGGATGAAGAGCCATCAGCCCAGTTCGGCCCACACCGGCAGATGGTCCGAACCGGTTGCCTGGTGGTCGACCCACAGGCGCTGCAGCGATCTGGCAAGCGAAGCGCTGGTGAAGATATAGTCGATGCGCTTGTGGCGGCCGCCGTTGGCGGGGTTCTTGGGGTCGACCCAGCTGGCGAGATCCTCGCCGGCGGCATTGAGGCGCACGGCGGCATCGACGGCGAAGTCGGCGGTCAGCGGCATGCCGAATTGGTGGTCCGGCCGGCCGGCAAGTTCGACATATTCGGGCGAGCCGGCCAGCATGTTGAAATCGCCCATGGCCACAAACGCCTCGGGGTGCGGCAATTCCGGCAGGCCGATCTCGGCGACGCCGGACAGTGCGCCGCCTTCAAGCGCATAGTTCAATAGGCGCCGGCGCAGGAACTGGATCTGGCTGGCGCGTTCGACCGGGCTGCGGTGATCGAGATGGATGGAATAGAAGCGGATGAAGCCAAGCGGCGTCTCGATCAGCGCTTCCAGCGCGCCGCGCTGGAAGTTCATCATCTCGAAACTGCGGCTGCGCGGCAAAAGCAGGTTGCGCGACAGATGAATGGGCGTCTTCGACAGCATCATGTTGCCGAGCTGGAAGGTCGTGGTGATGGCGCGGCCGTTCTCGATGCGCGAGCCGATATTGGCCTCGAAATTGCTGCCATAGACGGCAAAATAGTCGGGCAGGGCCTCGCCGATCTCGGCGACCATATCGCGCCCGCCATTCCTCGGATTGTTGCGGGTCACCTCCTGCAGCGCGATCACGTCGGCGCCGCGCACCGTGTCGGCAATGCGCGCGACATCGTAGTGCCCATCAAGCCCAATGCCGTACTGGATGTTGTAGGTTACAAGCTTCATACCAACATTTCTCCGGCCGACCCCAAGCGGCCATTGTCACAAAACGGCCTCGCCCTTGGCCGCGCCTTGGTTTAGAGCAAGGCGCAAGGTTTAGAGCAATGCCGCAAGGCCAATAAAAGAAACTGCAATCCCATGAAATTTCTTGATCAAGCCAAGGTTTATGTCCGCTCCGGTGACGGGGGCGCCGGTTCGGTGTCGTTCCGGCGCGAGAAATTCATCGAGTTCGGCGGGCCGGATGGCGGCGATGGCGGCCGTGGCGGCGATGTCTGGCTGGAAGCGGTCGATGGGCTGAATACGCTGATCGACTATCGCTACCAGCAGCATTTCAAGGCCAAGACCGGCGTCCATGGCATGGGCCGCAACATGACCGGCGCCAAGGGCGCCGACGTCACGCTGAAAGTGCCGGCCGGAACGCAAGTGTTCGAGGAAGACAATGAGACACTGATCTGCGACCTCACCGTGGTCGGCCAGCGCTACCTGCTGGCCAAGGGCGGCAATGGCGGCTTCGGCAACCAGCATTTCAAGACCTCGACCAACCAGGCGCCGCGCCGCGCCAATCCCGGCCTTCCCGGCGAAGAGCTCAATATCTGGCTGCGGCTGAAGCTGATCGCCGATGCCGGGCTGGTCGGGCTGCCCAATGCCGGCAAGTCGACATTTCTCGCGGCCGTCACCGCGGCCAAGCCGAAGATCGCCGACTATCCGTTCACGACGCTGCATCCCGGTCTCGGTGTCGCCCGCATCGATGCGCGCGAATTCGTCATCGCCGATATTCCCGGCCTCATCGAAGGCGCGCATGAGGGCGTCGGCATCGGCGACCGTTTTCTCGGCCATGTCGAGCGCACGCGCGTGCTGCTGCATCTGGTTTCGGCGCAGGAGGAAAACCCGGGCAAGGCTTACAAGACCGTGCGCGCTGAGCTCGACGCCTATGGCAATGGGTTGATCGAGAAGGTCGAGATACTGGCCCTGTCGCAGGTCGACACGCTCGATGTCGATGCGCGCAAGAAGAAGGTCGCCTCGCTGAAGCGCGCCGCCGGGCGCGCGCCGATGCTTCTGTCCGCCGTCACCGGCGAGGGGGTCGAGGCGGTGCTGCGGGCGCTGATGACGGTGATTGCCGAGGCGCGCGCGGAGGCTGCGCCCGTGGTCGAGACGCGCTGGGAAAAGTAAGGCCATGCAGTCGCTGAAAAAATACCGGCGCATCACCGTCAAGATCGGCTCGGCGTTGCTCGTCGACCGCGCGAGCGGCTTGAAGCGCGACTGGCTGGACTCGCTCGCCGACGACATTGCCGTGCTCGCCCAGGGCGGCGCTGAAATCCTCGTCGTGTCCTCCGGCGCCATCGCACTCGGCCGCACCATTCTGGGGTTGGGGAAGCGGGCGCTGAAGCTCGAGGAAAGCCAGGCTGCCGCCGCTGTCGGCCAGATTGCGCTCGCCGGCGCCTGGTCGGATGCGCTCGGCAAGGGCGCCCTGAAATCCGGCCAGATTCTTTTGACCCTTGGCGACACGGAGGAACGCCGCCGCTACCTCAATGCGCGCGCGACGATCTCGACGCTGCTCAAGATGAAAGCGGTGCCGGTCATCAACGAGAACGACACCGTGGCGACCTCCGAAATCCGCTATGGCGACAATGACAGGCTGGCCGCGCGCGTCGCCACCATGATGGGCGCGGACCTGCTTGTGCTGCTCTCCGACATTGACGGGCTCTATACGGCACCGCCGGCGCGTGATCCCGATGCCAAGTTCATTCCGGTGGTCGACCGCATCACGCCTGATATCGAGGCGATGGCGGGAGCGGCTGCATCCGAGCTGTCGCGCGGCGGCATGCGCACGAAGCTCGATGCCGGCAAGATCGCCACCGCCGCCGGCACCGCCATGATCATCACATCGGGCACGCGGCTGTCGCCGCTGATGGCAATCGAACGCGGCGAGCGCGCCACCTTCTTCCGACCGAGCAGCAATCCGGTGAAGGGCTACAAGACCTGGATCGCCGGCCAGCTCGAACCGGCTGGCCGGCTGACGGTCGATGCCGGCGCTGTCGGCGCGCTCACGTCGGGCAAATCGCTGCTGCCGGCCGGCGTCAAGCTGGTCAGCGGCAATTTTTCGCGCGGCGATACGGTGGCGATCCTGTCGCCCGAGGGCCGCGAGATCGCGCGCGGGCTGGTTGCCTATGATGCCGCCGATGCCGTAAGGATCGCAGGCCTGAAGACGGCCGAGATCGAAACCGTGCTCGGTTACGAAGCGCGTTCGGCGATGATCCACCGCGATGATCTCGTGGTGAGTCATTCCAGTGAACAAGTACGGGCCAGTGAACAAGTACGGGCTGGAAGCGACATAAGCGGAGGATGAGCCATGCTGAAGCTGCATGAAAAATCCGGGGATGATACCGTGGCGCTGATGGCTGATATCGGCCGCCGAGCCCGCGCCGCTGCCCGACCGTTGGCCATCGCCACCACCGCCGCCAAGAACGCCGCTCTTGCCGCCATGGCGCAGGCAATTATCGCCCGTGAGCAGGACATTCTCGAGGCCAACGCCATCGACGTCTCGAATGGCGAGGAGTCAGGGCTGTCCGCATCCTTCATGGACCGGCTGAAGCTCAATCCGGCACGCATCCGCGCCATGGCCGATGGCATCCGCGAGATCGCGGAACTCAAGGATCCGGTCGGCGACGTGATCGCCGCATGGGAGCGGCCGAACGGCCTGC includes:
- the tnpA gene encoding IS66-like element accessory protein TnpA; translation: MEEDDQKLQVRLVGRNGRRRYDPASKDRLVSACLEPGVSVSRLALEHGVNANLLRKWIKKRTETQSLPPSSSPAFIPVQIESTSDRVLLRQSSMAAVDLPATCDEVHGSEAKRAALFSSPAKVSASLPNGVKLTLECGDVDALTATIGALGHVQTGR
- the tnpB gene encoding IS66 family insertion sequence element accessory protein TnpB (TnpB, as the term is used for proteins encoded by IS66 family insertion elements, is considered an accessory protein, since TnpC, encoded by a neighboring gene, is a DDE family transposase.), whose amino-acid sequence is MFRLGADLKVYLHREPIDFRAGINSLAVLVQETMALDPFAPAVFAFCNRRRDRMKLLFFDRSGFVLVLKRLTEDKFRWPRREAAVVTLTTEQLHWILDGIDIDAMVRHPVRQYQVAG
- a CDS encoding S1 family peptidase, whose protein sequence is MFLQSYVGPVCTFIINQNSEAEIQRLFGTAFFINSKGAFMTAAHVLRQAIQQAEEGGLTVGIIAKGEGGKSPKSVFAAVSAYSYAPKPHDVAIGQSAYSGERYFVCEDIRGVTAPWLDVYTFGYPLDAANGKLYNLRCHKGYIQRLTRPGDVLGDHPDGFELSFAPSRGLSGAPLVVEYHGKQAVIGVCVSSIASETVDYSDLYINDDGKEYRELAKRVTEYGFAHAILPLLDWKPASFSGLTVNEIFTN
- a CDS encoding 50S ribosomal protein L21, coding for MFAVIKTGGKQYRVAANDLLKIEKVEANVGDIVEIGHVLAHGEGENVTFGAPFVDGALVTAEVVEQGKNRTVIAFKKRRRQNSRRKIGHRQLLTTVRIAEILLGGAKPTKKAAVKAEAKAEVAPEAKAEAAPKEAKAKKEAAPKAEVTAETAAAPLFKAPKGEPDDLTVIKGIGPVAAKDLAEQGIITFAQLAKLTDKDVAKIDEHMPFSADQIKDWREQAKELAKK
- the rpmA gene encoding 50S ribosomal protein L27; the protein is MAHKKAGGSSRNGRDSHSKRLGVKKFGGEAVIPGNIIIRQRGTTWHPGVNVGMGTDHTLFALESGAVTFNKKANGRTYVSVNPITKAAE
- a CDS encoding GNAT family N-acetyltransferase, which codes for MVAEAEDSEDESYAIDCPVLVTERLVMRAPRESDIAQLVELADNRHVAEMLARMPHPYGEAEARAFLAMTKSRRAGIVYALTLAGTDTFVGCAGLNTTDRGLELGYWIGEPHWKRGYATEAAHALVDLAFQKTTIQVLHASTRVINPASRRVIHKCGFQYAGQGMLNSIVAGQVPVERYRLDRKTWTSLRNWVHF
- a CDS encoding GNAT family N-acetyltransferase, whose product is MVDGRSDIQTVAIVPLAPGHIESFHHALDVVSRERKYLSFLEAPPLDQARQFVVDRIARGDPGYVAACSGEVVGWCDITRHDRPIHAHRGTLGMGIVPSYRGRGLGLRLINATLTQARKAGFVRVELSVHADNARAIALYDKVGFVREGVQSDAICIDGQYGDTIMMAIVERENAAG
- a CDS encoding endonuclease/exonuclease/phosphatase family protein — its product is MKLVTYNIQYGIGLDGHYDVARIADTVRGADVIALQEVTRNNPRNGGRDMVAEIGEALPDYFAVYGSNFEANIGSRIENGRAITTTFQLGNMMLSKTPIHLSRNLLLPRSRSFEMMNFQRGALEALIETPLGFIRFYSIHLDHRSPVERASQIQFLRRRLLNYALEGGALSGVAEIGLPELPHPEAFVAMGDFNMLAGSPEYVELAGRPDHQFGMPLTADFAVDAAVRLNAAGEDLASWVDPKNPANGGRHKRIDYIFTSASLARSLQRLWVDHQATGSDHLPVWAELG
- the obgE gene encoding GTPase ObgE, encoding MKFLDQAKVYVRSGDGGAGSVSFRREKFIEFGGPDGGDGGRGGDVWLEAVDGLNTLIDYRYQQHFKAKTGVHGMGRNMTGAKGADVTLKVPAGTQVFEEDNETLICDLTVVGQRYLLAKGGNGGFGNQHFKTSTNQAPRRANPGLPGEELNIWLRLKLIADAGLVGLPNAGKSTFLAAVTAAKPKIADYPFTTLHPGLGVARIDAREFVIADIPGLIEGAHEGVGIGDRFLGHVERTRVLLHLVSAQEENPGKAYKTVRAELDAYGNGLIEKVEILALSQVDTLDVDARKKKVASLKRAAGRAPMLLSAVTGEGVEAVLRALMTVIAEARAEAAPVVETRWEK
- the proB gene encoding glutamate 5-kinase, which translates into the protein MQSLKKYRRITVKIGSALLVDRASGLKRDWLDSLADDIAVLAQGGAEILVVSSGAIALGRTILGLGKRALKLEESQAAAAVGQIALAGAWSDALGKGALKSGQILLTLGDTEERRRYLNARATISTLLKMKAVPVINENDTVATSEIRYGDNDRLAARVATMMGADLLVLLSDIDGLYTAPPARDPDAKFIPVVDRITPDIEAMAGAAASELSRGGMRTKLDAGKIATAAGTAMIITSGTRLSPLMAIERGERATFFRPSSNPVKGYKTWIAGQLEPAGRLTVDAGAVGALTSGKSLLPAGVKLVSGNFSRGDTVAILSPEGREIARGLVAYDAADAVRIAGLKTAEIETVLGYEARSAMIHRDDLVVSHSSEQVRASEQVRAGSDISGG